Proteins encoded in a region of the Patagioenas fasciata isolate bPatFas1 chromosome 21, bPatFas1.hap1, whole genome shotgun sequence genome:
- the KLHDC8A gene encoding kelch domain-containing protein 8A, whose protein sequence is MELANTKDFQWKTLAPLPSRRVYSTLVEAGGQVFAIGGCDDNGVPMDCFEVYSPEADQWTSLPPMPTARAGVAVATLGKRIMVIGGVGVNQMPLKIVEMYNVDEGKWKKRNSLREAAMGISVTAKDYRVYAAGGMGSDLRPHNYLQHYDMLKDIWVSLAAMPTPRYAATSFLRGSKIYVLGGRQSKYAINAFEVFDTETRSWTKFPNIPNKRAFSSFVPTEDKLFSLGGLRQGRLYRQPKFMRTVDMFDMEQGGWMKMERSSYLKKRRADFVAGYLKGRVVVAGGLGNQPTVLESAEAFHPEKNKWESLPPMPTPRCACSSIVVQNCLLAVGGVSQGLSSAVEALCLSDS, encoded by the exons ATGGAGCTGGCGAATACCAAAGACTTCCAGTGGAAAACCCTCGCCCCGCTCCCCAGCCGCAGGGTCTACTCCACCTTGGTGGAAGCTGGCGGGCAGGTCTTTGCCATTGGGGGCTGCGATgacaacggggtccccatggattGTTTCGAGGTCTACTCCCCCGAGGCCGACCAGTGGACCTCGCTGCCCCCCATGCCCACGGCCCGCGCCGGGGTGGCCGTGGCCACTTTGGGCAAGAGGATCATGGTGATTGGAGGGGTCGGAGTGAATCAGATGCCGCTGAAGATAGTGGAGATGTACAACGTAGACGAGGGCAAGTGGAAGAAGAGGAACTCGCTGAGAGAGGCGGCCATGGGCATCTCGGTGACGGCAAAAG ACTACAGAGTCTATGCGGCTGGTGGGATGGGATCCGACCTGCGGCCGCACAACTACCTGCAGCACTACGACATGCTCAAGGACATCTGGGTGTCGCTGGCGGCCATGCCCACACCCCGCTACGCTGCCACCTCCTTCCTGCGAGGCTCCAAGATCTACGTGCTGG GGGGAAGGCAGTCCAAGTACGCTATCAACGCCTTCGAGGTCTTTGACACCGAGACCAGATCGTGGACCAAGTTTCCCAACATCCCCAACAAAAGAGCCTTCTCCAGCTTCGTGCCTACAGAAGACAAACTCTTCAGTCTCGGGGGCCTGCGGCAGGGCCGGCTCTACCGGCAGCCCAAGTTCATGAGGACCGTGGACATGTTTGACATGGAACAAG GTGGCTGGATGAAGATGGAGCGCTCCTCCTACCTGAAGAAAAGGCGAGCGGACTTTGTGGCTGGCTACCTGAAAGGCAGAGTCGTTGTGGCTGGGGGACTAG GAAACCAGCCGACTGTCCTGGAGTCCGCAGAGGCCTTCCACCCTGAGAAGAACAAGTGGGAGAGCCTCCCCCCCATGCCCACCCCGCGCTGTGCCTGCTCCAGCATCGTGGTGCAGAACTGTCTGCTGGCGGTCGGCGGGGTGAGCCAGGGCCTGAGCAGCGCCGTGGAAGCCCTGTGCCTCTCCGATTCCTGA